The proteins below are encoded in one region of Alistipes communis:
- a CDS encoding RNA polymerase sigma factor, whose protein sequence is MTEDFTQEPEDRELFRQIKQGSEEAFREVYGKYHRILYAVALKMLKDRSAAENAVQYVFVKLWVGRQDMTVMLSLRNYLYTMTRNYILNYLRSRNTELVHSYRLAQLVPEASDPLDAQIEREDLSQVLDTVIARLPPQKRQVMHLRKAGYSNPEIAEMLNLSVNTVRSHYQEGVKLLKSRFGHIVLLIFILQTLFL, encoded by the coding sequence ATGACCGAAGATTTCACGCAGGAACCCGAGGACAGGGAGCTGTTCCGGCAGATCAAACAGGGGAGCGAGGAGGCTTTCCGGGAGGTCTACGGGAAGTACCACCGGATTCTCTATGCCGTGGCCCTGAAAATGTTGAAGGATCGCTCCGCGGCTGAGAATGCCGTGCAGTACGTCTTCGTGAAACTCTGGGTCGGGCGGCAAGACATGACCGTCATGTTGAGCCTGCGGAACTACCTCTACACGATGACCCGCAACTACATCCTCAATTACCTGCGCAGCCGCAATACCGAGCTGGTGCACAGTTACCGCCTGGCACAGCTCGTCCCCGAGGCTTCGGACCCGCTCGACGCTCAGATCGAGCGCGAGGATCTGTCGCAGGTACTCGACACGGTGATTGCAAGGCTTCCGCCCCAGAAGCGGCAGGTCATGCATCTGCGCAAGGCAGGCTATTCGAACCCCGAGATCGCCGAGATGCTCAATCTCTCGGTCAATACCGTCCGTTCGCACTACCAGGAGGGTGTCAAACTCCTGAAAAGCCGTTTCGGCCATATCGTTCTGCTTATCTTCATCCTGCAAACCTTATTTCTATGA
- the mobV gene encoding MobV family relaxase, which produces MGYVVLHLDKSPDNEVPMTAHIARTKMPPNAIPELTYLNEELVEYPKGVADRTEAINHRLNHAGLTRKIGTNQVRVIRVMLTGSQEDMKRLAQEGRLKAWCADNLTWLRKTFGTENVVSAVLHMDEATPHIHAAVVPIVTGERRKVRERKSTESGKRKYHTKSNTRPRLCADDVMSRVKLKEYQDTYAAAMAKYGLQRGIDGSKARHVTTQEFYRNAIAQQQNLQDNIGELLRIEAEKRKAIEHVTKQKQAAREELHRTTIELKAVKGELKTERLKNSAAEVGTTILDGIGSMIGTSKVKRQEQEIGMLRQEVAARDETIEMLQTKIQTMQNDHSRELTAMQARHATETANLTKRHEKEVSLLKTVLSKAVKWFPYFREMIRMESVCRTIGFDDKQTATLIKGKPLEYSGELYSKEHNCKFTVERVTAQISPDPTDKRKLQLNIDKILFKEWCKERFEKLCQFLPRERRQSKGLKR; this is translated from the coding sequence ATGGGATACGTCGTATTGCATTTGGATAAGTCGCCGGATAACGAAGTTCCGATGACCGCCCATATCGCACGTACCAAAATGCCGCCGAACGCCATACCGGAGTTGACTTATCTGAACGAAGAACTCGTCGAATATCCGAAAGGTGTCGCCGACCGAACGGAGGCAATCAACCATCGGCTCAACCATGCTGGATTAACCCGCAAAATCGGTACGAATCAAGTACGGGTAATCCGGGTTATGCTGACCGGCTCGCAAGAAGATATGAAACGCCTCGCCCAAGAGGGCCGTTTGAAAGCGTGGTGCGCCGATAACCTCACATGGCTGCGAAAAACTTTCGGTACCGAAAATGTCGTTTCGGCAGTCTTACACATGGACGAAGCGACACCGCATATCCACGCGGCGGTCGTTCCCATCGTTACAGGAGAACGCCGCAAAGTCCGCGAGAGAAAATCCACCGAATCGGGTAAACGGAAATATCACACGAAATCCAATACTCGGCCTCGACTGTGTGCGGATGACGTAATGTCGCGTGTCAAGCTAAAAGAGTATCAAGATACCTATGCCGCAGCAATGGCTAAATACGGTCTGCAACGGGGTATTGACGGCTCGAAAGCCCGACACGTTACGACTCAAGAGTTTTATCGCAATGCCATTGCCCAACAGCAGAACTTGCAAGACAACATCGGCGAACTGCTCCGCATCGAGGCGGAGAAACGCAAAGCCATCGAACATGTCACCAAGCAAAAACAGGCTGCACGCGAAGAATTGCATCGAACCACAATCGAACTGAAGGCAGTAAAAGGAGAGCTGAAAACTGAACGGCTGAAAAACTCCGCCGCCGAGGTCGGTACGACCATTTTGGACGGTATTGGTTCAATGATCGGCACGTCGAAAGTCAAACGGCAGGAGCAGGAGATCGGAATGCTGCGACAAGAGGTCGCCGCACGCGATGAAACAATCGAGATGCTGCAAACGAAAATTCAGACTATGCAGAACGACCACAGCAGAGAATTGACGGCAATGCAAGCACGGCATGCCACCGAAACAGCGAACCTAACGAAGCGACATGAAAAGGAGGTATCATTGCTGAAAACCGTTCTCTCGAAAGCAGTAAAATGGTTTCCCTATTTCCGCGAAATGATTCGCATGGAAAGCGTTTGTCGAACGATAGGCTTCGATGACAAACAAACTGCGACGCTTATCAAGGGCAAACCCCTCGAATACAGCGGCGAACTATACTCCAAAGAACACAACTGCAAATTTACAGTTGAACGAGTAACTGCTCAAATAAGTCCCGACCCGACCGACAAACGAAAACTGCAACTTAATATCGACAAAATACTGTTTAAGGAGTGGTGCAAAGAAAGATTTGAAAAACTATGTCAGTTTCTCCCCCGGGAACGACGACAATCCAAAGGTCTTAAACGATAA
- a CDS encoding helix-turn-helix domain-containing protein, which produces MEKSIEMRVAELEKQVFHTKNVLSFEEASRFLNLSKSYLYKLTSGNLIPHYKPQGKMLYFERAELEAWLRRNPVKTQAQIEAEAQQYVLGHSSKKK; this is translated from the coding sequence ATGGAGAAAAGTATTGAGATGCGGGTTGCAGAACTCGAAAAGCAGGTGTTCCACACCAAAAACGTGCTGAGCTTCGAGGAGGCCAGCCGTTTTCTGAACCTCTCGAAAAGCTACCTCTACAAACTGACGTCGGGCAATCTGATTCCGCACTACAAGCCGCAGGGCAAGATGCTCTATTTCGAGCGTGCGGAACTGGAAGCGTGGTTGCGTCGCAATCCCGTCAAGACGCAGGCGCAGATCGAAGCCGAGGCACAACAATATGTTCTCGGACATTCTTCGAAGAAGAAGTAG
- a CDS encoding toprim domain-containing protein, producing the protein MREERTPSFKVDYGQNLWYDFGLGEGGTLIDLVMRMERCEAGEAMRQLERHIDRMPVFSFTGKNPVPQRSPSIIVEKVRLLENPALLDYLMERGIDLDTARGHCSEVHYRVANKSYFAVGFRNNAGGWELRNRYFKGCTSKAPTTRHGDYPTCLVFEGFMDYLSFLTLKRNPTPPYNVAVLNSVTNLAKAVPFIASHEQVYAYLDNDEAGRKATAELKIVCRNLSDQSVHYRPHNDLNDYLRGRRPVKEHQRSRGRKL; encoded by the coding sequence TTGCGTGAAGAACGAACACCAAGTTTTAAGGTGGACTATGGGCAGAATTTGTGGTATGACTTCGGGTTGGGCGAGGGCGGCACGCTGATCGACCTCGTGATGCGCATGGAGCGGTGCGAGGCCGGGGAGGCCATGCGGCAGCTGGAACGACATATTGACAGGATGCCCGTTTTCTCTTTCACCGGAAAGAATCCTGTTCCGCAACGTTCTCCCTCAATTATCGTCGAGAAGGTGCGACTGCTGGAAAATCCCGCCTTGCTTGACTACCTCATGGAGCGGGGCATTGACCTCGATACGGCGCGGGGACATTGTTCGGAGGTGCATTATCGCGTGGCGAACAAATCCTATTTCGCCGTCGGATTCCGCAACAATGCCGGAGGTTGGGAGTTGCGCAACCGCTATTTCAAGGGCTGCACATCGAAAGCCCCGACGACCCGACATGGCGATTATCCGACGTGCCTCGTCTTCGAGGGATTTATGGACTACCTCTCGTTCCTGACGCTCAAGCGCAACCCGACCCCGCCGTACAATGTCGCCGTGCTGAACTCGGTAACGAACCTCGCCAAAGCTGTTCCGTTCATCGCGTCGCACGAACAGGTTTATGCTTACCTCGACAACGACGAGGCAGGCCGCAAAGCGACGGCTGAGTTGAAAATTGTCTGCCGCAACCTCTCCGACCAATCCGTTCACTATCGGCCGCACAACGATCTGAACGACTATCTGCGAGGCCGTCGTCCCGTGAAAGAGCACCAGCGGTCGCGCGGTCGCAAGTTATAA
- a CDS encoding FecR family protein, producing the protein MNRPSEELLHKTLENRATAAEAASVAEWLATDSGQAWASRYIGRDFDHREACGDCEQAEVDSERIFTRIKSTLTRGRRRRILFRVAAVVIPVVLVLGVALRLDRQVGGIFSAAEYDEFVVDRGRRTQCLFQDGSIAYLNSESKIIYPVKFGLFERRIRLEGEAYFKVEHNTRRPFVVEFEGGEIRVLGTSFNVKAYRGDDIVAVTLDEGRVVLDGRSGSFELTPSEQLLYDRRSGEGRIVRVGDAMRYSIWKDDVILFRDTPLGEVLETLSRWYDVHFEMTQLPPQPISYTFTTDNTLLDNVLHEMELISPVRFERSRSEIRVSFR; encoded by the coding sequence ATGAACAGACCTTCGGAAGAACTTTTGCATAAGACGCTCGAAAACCGCGCCACCGCCGCCGAGGCCGCTTCGGTCGCCGAGTGGCTCGCCACCGATTCGGGGCAGGCGTGGGCCAGTCGTTACATCGGCCGCGATTTCGACCACCGAGAGGCCTGTGGCGACTGCGAACAGGCGGAGGTCGATTCGGAACGCATTTTTACACGGATCAAATCCACACTCACACGCGGACGCCGACGCCGCATTCTTTTCCGCGTTGCTGCTGTCGTGATCCCCGTCGTGTTGGTCTTGGGTGTCGCCCTGCGCCTCGACCGTCAGGTAGGGGGCATCTTTTCGGCCGCGGAGTACGACGAATTCGTCGTCGACAGAGGCCGGCGCACGCAATGCTTGTTTCAGGACGGCTCGATTGCCTATCTCAATTCCGAGTCGAAAATTATCTATCCCGTGAAGTTCGGGCTTTTCGAACGCCGCATCCGGCTCGAAGGCGAAGCTTATTTCAAGGTGGAGCACAACACCCGGCGGCCGTTTGTCGTGGAGTTCGAGGGCGGTGAGATCAGGGTGCTCGGTACTTCGTTCAACGTCAAGGCCTATCGCGGTGACGACATAGTTGCCGTGACGCTCGATGAGGGGCGCGTGGTGCTCGACGGCCGCAGCGGCAGCTTCGAGCTGACCCCTTCTGAACAGCTGCTCTACGATCGCCGCTCGGGAGAGGGACGCATTGTTCGAGTCGGCGACGCCATGCGTTACTCGATCTGGAAGGACGACGTGATCCTGTTCCGCGACACGCCGTTGGGGGAGGTGCTCGAAACCTTGTCGCGGTGGTACGACGTGCATTTCGAAATGACGCAGTTGCCTCCGCAACCCATATCCTATACTTTTACCACCGACAATACGCTATTGGATAACGTGTTGCATGAGATGGAACTGATCTCTCCGGTGCGTTTCGAACGTTCCCGATCCGAAATCAGGGTGAGTTTCAGATAA
- a CDS encoding HNH endonuclease signature motif containing protein codes for MSDVNDFKQEIECIYKDEKYSVRDNGAVFRYPRDGKRPRKYDNFWTFGKPNDKHGYMEIASVRVHIIVATAFHGPKPTKEHVVDHIDTNRRNNRPDNLRWVTRLENALDNPITRKRIIMRCGSIEAFLANPSLLQESDVTPDFSWMRTVTGAEAQVSKERLLAWAESDKQTSGGALGEWVYGRQSISQNDGQSSNVDEIDKLQSDSLNGWGQIPPQAYERPVEPEQRKPNVMPSLTPGAAQEIYFYNDKPNEYPCTPQEYSGDPLTAYAANLTKNAVYWRNNNGDREYVVAKYGFSKDRNSLYVMTKSAYVWRNQDDGDSMPVPVASLNKDEFREDELNYQLGEVIYDDNLFVHKRVETGFMPKEYLEELFDECTGKKK; via the coding sequence ATGAGTGATGTTAATGATTTTAAGCAAGAGATAGAGTGTATTTATAAAGATGAAAAATACTCTGTCCGAGATAATGGAGCTGTTTTTCGGTATCCTCGTGATGGTAAACGGCCTCGTAAATATGATAATTTCTGGACTTTCGGTAAGCCCAATGATAAACATGGATACATGGAGATTGCCTCTGTTCGAGTCCATATTATTGTGGCTACGGCCTTTCATGGCCCGAAACCAACGAAAGAACATGTTGTCGATCATATAGATACGAATCGCCGCAACAATCGTCCGGACAATCTTCGATGGGTCACACGATTGGAGAACGCACTCGATAACCCAATTACCCGCAAACGTATCATTATGCGTTGTGGTAGTATCGAAGCGTTTTTGGCCAATCCGTCTTTATTGCAAGAAAGCGATGTTACTCCCGATTTCAGTTGGATGAGAACTGTAACGGGTGCCGAAGCCCAAGTCAGTAAAGAGCGATTATTGGCATGGGCTGAAAGCGACAAACAAACATCTGGAGGAGCTTTGGGCGAATGGGTATATGGTCGGCAATCAATTTCGCAAAATGACGGTCAGTCATCGAATGTAGACGAAATTGACAAGTTGCAATCCGATTCCTTAAACGGGTGGGGCCAAATTCCGCCTCAAGCATATGAACGTCCCGTTGAGCCGGAACAAAGAAAACCCAATGTTATGCCCTCGTTAACACCCGGAGCGGCCCAAGAAATCTATTTTTATAATGATAAGCCCAATGAATACCCATGTACTCCGCAGGAATATAGTGGTGATCCTTTAACTGCTTATGCCGCTAATTTGACCAAAAATGCAGTCTATTGGCGGAACAACAATGGTGATCGGGAATATGTGGTTGCTAAGTATGGATTTTCGAAGGATCGAAACTCCTTATACGTAATGACTAAATCCGCATACGTGTGGCGAAATCAGGACGACGGAGATTCTATGCCTGTTCCCGTAGCAAGCCTTAATAAAGACGAATTCAGAGAGGATGAACTGAACTATCAACTCGGAGAAGTTATTTACGATGATAATTTATTCGTACATAAAAGGGTAGAAACCGGTTTTATGCCCAAAGAGTATTTGGAAGAACTATTCGATGAGTGTACCGGAAAAAAGAAATAA
- a CDS encoding DEAD/DEAH box helicase, whose translation MAAIGKIIDSNPVVGGRTTNQILDTWKDGIFLKKEDITRNIKGLRSPQIGAVYAVLSHWEISSDPATVVMPTGTGKTEVMLSLLIAATCSKTMIIVPTDALRTQISNKVASLGLLSNPQFGLIKETVLKPIVGVMSHRPCSAEEAIAFMEQCNVVVTTISIIGSLSKPVQVAIANQCSHLFVDEAHHTPARSWSVVKDSFKNTKVLQFTATPFRNDDKPIGGKIIFNYPLRKAQDEGYFKPINYIPIIEWNSKQSDQIIANKAIEQLRLDIENGYDHVLMARVNSIARAEIIQKIYADSFPEYNPLSIHSKLSTRSISEIKAKIIAGECKIIVCVDMFGEGFDMPKLKIAAFHDIKKSLPTTLQLIGRFTRTSMDDSLGCASIIVNIADIDAQKEIEHLYASDADWNRLLPYLSEGRIDNQISLREFIQGFEKFPEELPIQNLLPALSAVIYKINEQEWHPERYAEGLTAIEQYEKIYYDTNQQGNTIVIVAGKKDKVAFGKIEDLFEMHWTLYIIYRNVRQKLLFINCSDNGSLFEDLAKAVTDKTANIVDATSIFRCLGHINRIKVTNVGLKDALNTLRSFTMYAGSDIEKALTEAQQKNKIKSNIFVTGYENGEETSVGCSYRGRVWSRRINNINEFTKWCDSIGAKILDSSINDEMVMQHATKYVSVDAIPNKRAISIEWPENIIGEFEKNIYIGTNEKNMKPLICIDILLSENQANGALNFIVRSDAFDSHYTYKVIDGNVSIDNVSTPLCINIGRSTLSLSEFLCKDRYFPTVRFVDGTTLQGQYMAEYRNEDVLFDREKIQVWDWAGVNIKNESQGNEKDSTSIQYHVIQKLKEQNFDIIFDDDNAGEIADVIAIEVDDVNKKVKVELFHLKFSQEDRPGARINDLYAVNGQAQKCVSWLHTRPEHIIGRMLRRGASGPKNRYELGTEEQLSIIREKVKSLYEIEYIVHIVQPGLSKAAASREQLKLLSLTEAFLWETRMIKLGVIASA comes from the coding sequence ATGGCGGCTATTGGTAAAATAATAGATAGTAATCCGGTGGTTGGAGGAAGAACAACAAACCAGATTTTGGATACGTGGAAAGACGGAATATTCTTAAAAAAAGAGGATATAACCAGAAATATCAAAGGCTTGAGGTCCCCTCAAATTGGAGCTGTTTATGCAGTTCTGTCACATTGGGAAATTTCGTCAGATCCAGCGACTGTCGTGATGCCTACCGGAACAGGTAAAACAGAAGTTATGCTATCGTTGTTGATAGCAGCGACTTGTAGCAAGACAATGATTATTGTTCCGACAGATGCGTTAAGAACACAAATATCTAATAAAGTAGCATCATTGGGATTACTGAGCAACCCTCAATTCGGTTTAATCAAAGAAACCGTCTTGAAACCGATTGTTGGAGTAATGTCACATCGTCCATGTTCTGCAGAAGAAGCCATTGCTTTTATGGAGCAGTGCAATGTTGTGGTTACGACAATTAGCATTATTGGTAGTTTGTCTAAACCTGTACAAGTGGCAATCGCAAACCAATGTTCTCATTTGTTTGTGGATGAAGCACATCACACCCCAGCAAGATCATGGTCGGTTGTAAAAGATTCTTTTAAAAACACCAAGGTTCTCCAGTTTACTGCAACGCCATTTCGAAATGACGACAAACCTATAGGAGGTAAAATAATATTCAATTATCCTTTACGAAAAGCGCAAGATGAAGGATATTTCAAGCCAATAAATTATATTCCGATTATTGAGTGGAATTCCAAACAATCCGATCAAATAATAGCAAACAAAGCTATCGAACAATTAAGATTGGATATCGAAAATGGATATGACCATGTCCTCATGGCAAGAGTGAATAGTATTGCAAGAGCCGAGATTATTCAAAAAATCTATGCTGATTCGTTCCCGGAATACAATCCATTGTCTATACACTCAAAATTATCTACAAGGTCAATATCGGAGATAAAGGCAAAAATAATTGCCGGTGAATGTAAGATCATTGTATGCGTTGATATGTTTGGGGAAGGCTTCGATATGCCTAAACTGAAAATTGCAGCTTTTCATGATATCAAAAAAAGCTTGCCTACAACTTTGCAATTAATAGGACGTTTTACAAGAACAAGTATGGATGATTCTTTAGGGTGCGCTTCAATAATTGTGAATATAGCAGATATTGATGCACAAAAAGAAATCGAGCACCTATATGCATCCGATGCTGATTGGAATCGGTTATTACCTTATTTAAGCGAAGGAAGAATTGATAATCAAATTTCATTGCGAGAATTTATACAAGGATTTGAGAAGTTTCCGGAAGAATTACCAATCCAAAACCTTTTACCCGCTTTGAGTGCTGTCATCTATAAGATTAATGAACAAGAATGGCATCCTGAAAGATATGCCGAAGGGCTAACAGCTATAGAGCAATATGAAAAAATTTATTACGACACCAATCAGCAGGGAAACACAATTGTAATAGTTGCAGGTAAAAAAGATAAGGTTGCTTTCGGAAAGATTGAAGATTTATTCGAAATGCACTGGACTCTCTATATCATATATCGTAATGTCCGACAAAAGTTATTATTTATTAATTGTTCGGATAATGGTTCTCTTTTCGAAGATTTAGCCAAAGCGGTTACAGACAAAACGGCAAATATAGTAGATGCAACGAGTATATTTAGATGTCTGGGGCATATTAATCGCATAAAAGTAACCAATGTAGGCTTAAAAGACGCATTAAATACACTCCGAAGTTTTACAATGTATGCAGGTTCAGATATTGAAAAGGCATTAACTGAAGCTCAACAGAAAAATAAAATTAAGTCGAATATCTTTGTTACTGGCTATGAAAATGGCGAGGAAACATCGGTTGGATGTTCATATAGAGGACGAGTGTGGTCTCGAAGAATAAACAATATAAATGAATTTACGAAATGGTGTGATTCAATCGGTGCGAAAATTTTAGATTCATCTATCAACGATGAAATGGTTATGCAACATGCAACGAAATATGTCTCTGTCGATGCCATACCGAACAAACGTGCAATTTCTATTGAATGGCCAGAAAATATAATCGGTGAATTTGAAAAAAATATCTATATAGGAACAAATGAAAAAAACATGAAACCTTTGATTTGTATAGATATTTTACTTTCAGAAAATCAAGCAAATGGAGCTTTAAATTTTATCGTTAGAAGCGATGCCTTTGATTCCCATTATACCTATAAAGTTATAGATGGAAATGTATCAATAGATAATGTTTCAACACCTCTTTGCATTAACATAGGGCGTAGTACCTTATCATTATCTGAATTCCTGTGTAAAGACCGCTATTTCCCTACTGTCCGGTTTGTTGATGGAACTACTTTACAAGGCCAATATATGGCCGAATATAGAAATGAGGATGTATTATTCGATCGAGAAAAAATTCAAGTTTGGGATTGGGCAGGTGTAAATATTAAAAACGAATCACAAGGTAATGAGAAAGATAGTACGAGTATTCAATATCATGTGATACAGAAACTTAAAGAACAAAATTTCGACATAATATTCGATGATGACAATGCAGGGGAAATCGCGGATGTTATCGCGATCGAAGTTGATGACGTTAATAAAAAAGTCAAAGTGGAATTGTTCCATTTGAAATTTTCTCAAGAGGACCGTCCCGGGGCTCGAATCAATGATTTATATGCTGTTAATGGACAAGCGCAAAAGTGTGTAAGCTGGCTTCATACCAGACCAGAACATATTATTGGTCGAATGTTAAGACGTGGGGCTTCAGGGCCTAAAAATAGATACGAATTAGGAACAGAAGAGCAACTTTCAATAATTAGGGAAAAAGTAAAAAGTTTGTATGAGATTGAATATATAGTTCATATAGTTCAGCCCGGATTATCGAAAGCTGCAGCCTCAAGAGAACAATTAAAATTACTTAGTCTAACTGAAGCGTTTTTATGGGAAACAAGAATGATTAAGTTGGGGGTTATCGCAAGTGCATAG
- a CDS encoding membrane lipoprotein lipid attachment site-containing protein, whose product MKRLILLLLFFAVLTSCSVTRTYIRDYGKQIELVKTNFPEIYDLYRRGSVIIDDVYTYEKDGKERVGIHYHYR is encoded by the coding sequence ATGAAAAGATTGATCCTTTTACTCTTGTTTTTCGCAGTGCTAACTTCATGTAGTGTGACAAGAACATACATACGTGATTATGGGAAACAAATTGAATTAGTCAAAACGAATTTTCCGGAGATATACGATCTATATCGTCGTGGTTCCGTTATTATTGATGATGTATATACCTACGAAAAAGATGGCAAAGAACGAGTGGGCATTCATTATCATTACAGATAA
- a CDS encoding AAA family ATPase yields MSAQRNSDSVPAASSSSWQSARLLVTDEFAAPPVILRVGDSVIGTLGNFSASTGKAKSKKTFNVCAIVAAAMTGGTVLNYSASLPPRKRRILYVDTEQSRFHCKRVLCRILRLAGLPTDAHPPLLEFLCLRGYATKERLRKIEEAIYDLDNLGLVVIDGIRDLAHDINSPGEATDLITKLMQWTDERRIHIHTVLHLNKGDDNTRGHLGTELNNKAETVLQITKDDFERDISSVAAMHIRDRDFEPFAFRINADGLPELVEDYQLRQTTAAKSFDYAEVSADKHREALELLFSEADRVSYSSLIGRLQSSYASIGHSFGINKAKQLKVFLENKRMIVKEDRFYCYNPDFHY; encoded by the coding sequence ATGAGCGCGCAACGAAATTCCGATTCGGTTCCGGCGGCTTCGTCCTCTTCATGGCAATCTGCCCGTCTGTTGGTAACTGACGAGTTCGCGGCTCCTCCCGTAATTTTGCGGGTCGGTGATTCGGTCATCGGGACTTTGGGGAATTTCAGCGCTTCTACGGGCAAGGCAAAGAGCAAGAAGACGTTCAATGTCTGCGCGATCGTGGCGGCAGCCATGACGGGCGGCACGGTGTTGAACTATTCGGCCTCTTTGCCGCCCCGGAAGCGGCGCATCCTCTACGTCGATACGGAGCAGAGCCGCTTCCATTGCAAGCGGGTATTATGCCGGATTCTGCGGCTGGCGGGATTGCCGACCGATGCACATCCGCCATTGTTGGAGTTCTTGTGCCTGCGCGGCTATGCCACCAAAGAGCGGCTTCGGAAGATCGAGGAGGCTATTTATGACCTCGACAACCTCGGACTGGTCGTTATCGACGGCATCCGCGATTTGGCGCACGACATCAACAGTCCGGGCGAGGCGACCGACCTCATCACGAAACTGATGCAGTGGACGGACGAGCGGCGCATCCACATCCATACGGTGTTGCATCTGAACAAGGGCGACGACAATACGCGCGGACATCTGGGCACGGAGTTGAACAACAAGGCCGAAACCGTCCTGCAAATCACCAAAGACGACTTCGAACGCGATATAAGCTCCGTCGCGGCGATGCACATCCGCGATCGGGATTTCGAGCCGTTCGCGTTTCGCATCAACGCTGACGGCTTGCCCGAATTGGTCGAGGATTACCAGCTCCGGCAAACGACCGCCGCCAAGAGTTTCGACTATGCAGAGGTCAGCGCGGACAAGCACCGCGAAGCGCTGGAGCTGTTGTTTTCCGAAGCCGACCGTGTTTCCTATTCATCACTTATCGGACGGTTGCAGAGCAGCTATGCCTCGATCGGTCATTCGTTCGGCATCAACAAGGCCAAGCAGCTCAAAGTCTTTTTGGAGAATAAGCGGATGATCGTCAAGGAGGATAGGTTCTACTGCTACAATCCCGATTTCCACTATTGA